Sequence from the Deinococcus malanensis genome:
GGCCTGGGGCGGCGCACACCTTAAGCAGCGCGTAGTGCACGACACTGACACCCGGCCGGGCCCCGCCGGCGGGCAGCCAGGACTCCCGGAGCCGCGGCAGCAGCAGCTCTGCGAAGCGCACGATGTCACCTTCGTGGCGCCGCAGTTCCTTTTGCAGCAATCCCACCGAGTGCACCCCCACGTAATGCAGCAGCCGGGCCAGTCGCTGCGGGCGGTCGGGGTCCGGCCAGCCGACAAGCAGCCGAACCTTCAGGGCATCGGAGACAGCCGTATCCAGGTCTCGCACCGGTGCGACGCTCAGCAGATGCTTCATGCTCTGGGCATCGATATACACGCTGTCTGGGGCCTGCAGCACCCGCTGCGGGAGGTCGGCGGCATAGTCGCGTGACAGTCGGTGCAGCGCCATAAACTCCTCGTCGGCCATTTCCAGGAGTCCGGACAGGCGGTTAAAGCGTCGGCGGACCTCGCGCGGCACGGCTTCCCGGTTCTTGTAGCCCAGGTCATGCTCGATTTCGGCCCAGGCATGCTGCAGGATGCTGCGGATCTGCACCTCGAAGCGCAGGCCCGGCAGCACCGCCCCTGGGCCCGGTGGAACACGCAGCACGTAATGTACGCCCATGTAGCCGAAGCGGTCCGGATCATGCACCTTGCCCTTGTCGACCGAATTGGCCCAGTCCACCTCGAAATGGTCTTCGAGCAGGCGTGAAACCACCGCCACGTCGGACTCGAAGTAGGTGATGACCCGCACGCCCACCAGATCGGTCAGGTCTTCTAGGACCCGGTAACGGCCGGGTTTGCGCCGCAGCTTGTCCGCCAGGCTGGCCGGCCGTTTGACCCGGGCGGTGAGGTGATGAATTTTCAGCCCTGCGCGCCCCAGGACGTCTCCCAGCAGGGCCACCACCGCTTCCCGCTGCTGCTCGTAGACAGGCAGGGCGTTGCTGTAGGCCGTCACCAGCGTATTGTCCATGTTGGTGGCTTCAGCATAGCGGGCCGCCCCTGATGTGGGGGTGCGGGCCTCATTCTGGCGTGCTAAACCCGGCTATGCGCTGTTATCGCCACCTGGCCCTGCTGAGCCTGCTGGGTGCGCTGGGCACCATGCCCGCGTCCCCGGCCCTCGCGCAGACCGCCAGCGAAATTTTTGTGTCCTATCCCGAATCTGGTCACCGTGTCGCCCACAGCCACGTCATTCTGCAGGGAAGTGTGACCCCGGGAGCCACCCTGACGGTCAGTGGGCAGGCTGTTCCTGTGGGGCCGGA
This genomic interval carries:
- a CDS encoding GTP pyrophosphokinase, which codes for MDNTLVTAYSNALPVYEQQREAVVALLGDVLGRAGLKIHHLTARVKRPASLADKLRRKPGRYRVLEDLTDLVGVRVITYFESDVAVVSRLLEDHFEVDWANSVDKGKVHDPDRFGYMGVHYVLRVPPGPGAVLPGLRFEVQIRSILQHAWAEIEHDLGYKNREAVPREVRRRFNRLSGLLEMADEEFMALHRLSRDYAADLPQRVLQAPDSVYIDAQSMKHLLSVAPVRDLDTAVSDALKVRLLVGWPDPDRPQRLARLLHYVGVHSVGLLQKELRRHEGDIVRFAELLLPRLRESWLPAGGARPGVSVVHYALLKVCAAPGLNATDVAALIDIGTPGYAERFVQAVSEAYGELRQTVS